Proteins encoded together in one Candidatus Bathyarchaeia archaeon window:
- a CDS encoding nitroreductase family protein, translated as MFINLVKARRTIRGPLLQKRISKKDLRFILEAARWAPSGHNTQPWEFIVVEDEGLKEKISESTRRVYEELLGDEEKLKTTFGNYGRWLHREHGRKDGIYVQKPTTYSERKSNTFNLEGLKIRAGDYCRLVSDAPALLITLLDRERSPPNMSRGLISLISVGAALQNIRLAARTMGVGCQDLARPIDTVEGEKRLKQILGIPERFKVVSVMRLGYLKPGATHPYKSNFRRPLKSLVHSNLFTR; from the coding sequence TTGTTCATCAATCTTGTTAAGGCGAGGAGAACGATTCGAGGCCCACTCCTTCAGAAGCGTATTTCGAAGAAGGATTTAAGGTTCATCCTGGAGGCCGCTAGGTGGGCTCCCTCGGGACATAACACGCAACCCTGGGAGTTCATCGTCGTTGAGGATGAGGGTTTGAAAGAGAAGATCAGTGAATCCACCAGGCGCGTATATGAGGAGTTGCTGGGAGACGAGGAGAAGTTGAAGACGACCTTTGGAAACTATGGAAGATGGCTTCATCGAGAACATGGGAGAAAGGATGGAATATATGTTCAGAAGCCGACCACCTACAGTGAGAGGAAGTCTAATACATTCAACTTGGAGGGGTTAAAGATAAGGGCTGGAGATTACTGTAGACTGGTTTCAGACGCTCCAGCTTTGCTGATAACACTGCTAGACAGGGAAAGATCTCCTCCCAACATGTCTAGAGGCTTGATCTCACTGATCAGCGTGGGGGCTGCTTTACAGAATATTCGCTTGGCCGCGAGAACCATGGGAGTAGGATGCCAAGACCTGGCTAGACCCATAGACACGGTGGAAGGGGAGAAAAGGTTGAAGCAGATATTGGGGATTCCGGAAAGGTTTAAGGTGGTAAGCGTGATGAGGCTTGGATACCTGAAACCCGGCGCCACGCATCCTTACAAGTCCAATTTCAGAAGGCCCTTAAAAAGCCTCGTCCACTCTAACCTCTTCACCCGATGA
- a CDS encoding ECF transporter S component has translation MTGKAPLALRLMRLATLSSLCVAGSFIHPPSPVQTIAFDSAPGFFAALYFGAVEGAVVTGLGHFITSIINGFPLGVLHLPIALGMALAGGVVGAVNQVHLRYGFIPATLAGVAVNTGLFAVAAPALGWYASLLLIPFLLTASSLNMGLAAAVYLGLRGRLRV, from the coding sequence ATGACAGGTAAAGCTCCTCTAGCGTTGCGCTTGATGAGGCTGGCAACCCTTTCCTCGCTGTGCGTCGCAGGCTCTTTTATTCACCCACCCTCTCCGGTTCAAACAATCGCGTTCGACTCAGCCCCAGGATTCTTCGCAGCTCTATACTTCGGAGCCGTGGAAGGGGCTGTTGTAACGGGGTTGGGGCACTTTATCACCTCAATAATAAACGGATTTCCTTTAGGGGTTTTACACCTCCCCATAGCCTTGGGCATGGCCTTGGCAGGAGGCGTGGTGGGAGCGGTTAACCAAGTCCACTTAAGATACGGGTTTATTCCAGCCACGTTAGCGGGCGTGGCCGTGAACACGGGTTTATTTGCGGTCGCGGCTCCAGCGTTAGGCTGGTACGCCTCTCTGCTGCTTATTCCCTTCTTGTTAACCGCGTCCTCTCTAAACATGGGGTTGGCCGCCGCGGTTTACCTTGGTTTAAGAGGAAGACTACGGGTTTAA
- a CDS encoding MTH938/NDUFAF3 family protein translates to MIDRYEFGLMVVSGRRYGGDLILYRDMVVDDRWWRREGHRLNVEDLRDALERWRPKVLIVGTGYYGLMEIPVEAMEYLESRGVSLIAANTEKACSIYNEKLKLNEEVMGAFHLTC, encoded by the coding sequence GTGATCGATCGCTACGAGTTCGGTTTAATGGTTGTTTCAGGTAGGCGTTACGGTGGGGATTTAATTCTTTACCGTGACATGGTTGTTGATGATCGATGGTGGAGGAGGGAAGGGCATAGGTTAAACGTAGAGGACCTTAGAGACGCCTTAGAGAGATGGAGGCCTAAGGTTCTTATCGTGGGTACGGGCTATTACGGGTTGATGGAGATCCCGGTTGAAGCCATGGAATACCTCGAATCAAGGGGTGTTTCACTCATAGCTGCAAACACAGAGAAGGCGTGTAGCATTTACAATGAGAAGCTGAAGCTGAACGAAGAAGTAATGGGAGCCTTTCACCTAACGTGTTAA
- a CDS encoding DUF5652 family protein — translation MAGLEAGLLGKEMFILAPLIVWSLFWMGLGLWFSAKNGEKGWFIFFLLVHLLGVPEIIYLHRRGCWPFKSKEAF, via the coding sequence TTGGCGGGTTTGGAGGCGGGTTTACTGGGTAAAGAGATGTTCATCCTAGCCCCCCTTATTGTTTGGTCTCTCTTCTGGATGGGTTTAGGTTTATGGTTTTCAGCTAAGAACGGTGAGAAAGGCTGGTTCATCTTCTTTCTCCTTGTCCATCTACTCGGTGTCCCAGAGATCATCTACCTCCACCGCCGCGGCTGCTGGCCCTTTAAGTCTAAGGAGGCATTTTAA
- the rplV gene encoding 50S ribosomal protein L22, whose amino-acid sequence MPTWGYSIKELDPDRTVKCSGREVSVSPKAMTELCRAVKGMLVKDAKRLMEDVIAMKRAVPYRRYKKEVPHRSVDAEWYTGRYPVKAAKIMLKLLEEIEANAEYKGFNLENLKIVHAASQRGRKIRKAIPRAHGRASPYYDTLTHVELVGYEAF is encoded by the coding sequence ATGCCGACGTGGGGTTACTCCATTAAGGAATTGGACCCTGATAGGACGGTGAAATGCTCTGGTAGGGAGGTGAGTGTTTCACCGAAGGCGATGACCGAGCTGTGTCGAGCCGTTAAAGGGATGCTGGTTAAGGACGCGAAGCGCCTCATGGAGGACGTCATAGCGATGAAAAGAGCCGTTCCTTACAGGAGGTATAAGAAAGAGGTTCCTCATAGAAGTGTGGACGCTGAATGGTACACGGGAAGGTATCCGGTGAAGGCGGCTAAAATCATGTTAAAGCTGTTGGAGGAAATAGAGGCTAACGCCGAGTATAAGGGCTTCAACTTAGAGAACCTTAAAATTGTCCACGCGGCGTCTCAAAGGGGTAGGAAGATTAGGAAGGCGATACCGAGGGCCCATGGTAGGGCTTCACCCTACTACGACACTTTGACGCATGTAGAGTTGGTTGGATACGAGGCATTCTAA
- a CDS encoding 30S ribosomal protein S3: protein MSINKYFVKDGLKRSDIDEFLSQELKRAGYSHCEIAKTPLGTRVVVYAARPGMVIGRRGQSIRDLTRALEEKFGVENPQISVAPVDVPELDPKVMASQLVSALERGVHFRRAAYWALQRIMRAGALGAEIIISGKLTTERARYEKYRDGYMPRCGDPVLKQLKTAVAYTQLKPGLFGVKVRILPPAVYFPDKPSLKEEATEKLEEGEVEVKAKEGEEEGG from the coding sequence ATGTCCATAAACAAGTACTTCGTTAAAGACGGGTTAAAGCGCTCTGATATAGATGAGTTTCTCTCACAGGAGTTGAAGAGGGCTGGGTACAGCCACTGCGAGATCGCTAAAACCCCTCTTGGAACAAGGGTGGTGGTGTACGCCGCTAGGCCTGGGATGGTGATCGGTAGGAGGGGTCAAAGCATCCGTGATTTAACACGGGCCTTGGAGGAGAAGTTCGGCGTGGAGAACCCGCAAATATCTGTGGCCCCGGTGGATGTGCCTGAACTGGACCCTAAGGTGATGGCTTCTCAGCTTGTCTCAGCTCTGGAAAGGGGTGTTCACTTCAGGAGGGCCGCCTACTGGGCTTTACAGAGGATCATGAGGGCGGGAGCGCTGGGGGCTGAGATCATCATCAGCGGTAAGCTCACGACTGAGAGGGCGAGGTACGAGAAATACCGGGACGGCTACATGCCGAGGTGCGGTGACCCCGTATTGAAGCAGCTGAAGACCGCTGTGGCCTACACCCAGCTTAAGCCGGGGCTTTTCGGCGTGAAGGTTCGAATCCTACCCCCTGCAGTATACTTCCCCGATAAGCCTTCCTTAAAGGAGGAGGCGACTGAGAAACTGGAAGAGGGAGAGGTAGAGGTAAAGGCAAAGGAAGGGGAAGAGGAAGGGGGGTAG
- the rpmC gene encoding 50S ribosomal protein L29: protein MPILRMREIRDMSAEERKKRVEELRVELNRLKTTVESGGTVENPSRIREIRKTIARLLTVQREMGEAE, encoded by the coding sequence ATGCCGATATTGAGGATGAGGGAGATAAGGGATATGTCGGCTGAGGAGAGGAAGAAGAGGGTGGAGGAGCTTAGGGTTGAGTTAAACCGGCTTAAAACTACTGTTGAATCGGGGGGAACTGTGGAGAATCCTTCGAGGATAAGGGAGATTAGGAAGACGATAGCGAGGCTTCTGACGGTTCAAAGAGAGATGGGGGAGGCTGAGTGA
- a CDS encoding ribonuclease P protein component 1, translated as MKITARNLLRHELIGLKVRVKDSTDPGLKGLKGEVVDETMKTLTIRKGERKLMLPKSNTRFAFSINGREVTVEGKVLAGRPEERLKVKKRIWL; from the coding sequence ATGAAGATTACGGCGAGAAACCTTTTGAGGCATGAATTGATAGGTTTGAAGGTCAGGGTTAAGGACTCCACGGATCCAGGTTTAAAGGGTTTGAAAGGAGAGGTCGTCGATGAAACGATGAAAACGTTAACGATTAGAAAAGGGGAGAGAAAGCTCATGCTGCCTAAATCAAACACGCGCTTTGCCTTTTCAATAAACGGAAGAGAGGTTACGGTGGAGGGTAAGGTTTTAGCTGGAAGGCCTGAGGAAAGGTTGAAGGTGAAGAAGAGGATATGGCTGTGA
- a CDS encoding 30S ribosomal protein S17, whose protein sequence is MAVRNIGVPVSPPKKGCDDRACPFHGQLSIRGKILTGRVHSTRMESTITVERTYLHYVKKYMRYEKRRSRILAHKPPCIEVNVGDPVRIAECRPISKNVSFVVLEKMEK, encoded by the coding sequence ATGGCTGTGAGAAACATCGGCGTGCCTGTGAGCCCGCCTAAAAAAGGATGCGACGACAGGGCTTGTCCATTTCATGGGCAACTGTCGATCAGGGGAAAAATTTTGACGGGGAGGGTTCACAGCACTAGAATGGAGTCGACGATCACGGTTGAGAGAACCTACTTACATTACGTTAAGAAATATATGAGGTATGAGAAGCGGAGAAGCAGGATTCTCGCCCATAAACCGCCATGCATTGAAGTCAACGTCGGAGACCCCGTTAGGATAGCGGAGTGTAGGCCTATAAGTAAAAACGTGTCATTCGTCGTTTTGGAGAAAATGGAAAAATAG
- a CDS encoding 50S ribosomal protein L14 — translation MSTAKARAAGAKGVLEFKPKISRGLPAGARLICADNTGAKVLRLINVAGYKSRLRRIPSACVGEMVKVSVVKGSPDLRKQILPAIVVRQRKPYRRSDGVWVQFEDNAAVLITPEGEMKGTEIRGPVAKEAAERWPRLAGIANIII, via the coding sequence ATGTCTACAGCTAAGGCCCGGGCGGCTGGCGCTAAAGGGGTATTGGAGTTTAAGCCTAAAATATCCAGGGGCCTGCCAGCTGGGGCGAGGTTAATATGCGCCGATAACACTGGAGCGAAAGTTTTAAGGTTGATTAACGTGGCTGGCTATAAAAGTAGGTTGAGGAGGATTCCCTCGGCCTGTGTAGGGGAGATGGTGAAGGTTTCAGTGGTGAAGGGGTCGCCGGATTTAAGGAAGCAGATCTTACCTGCGATCGTCGTAAGGCAGAGGAAGCCTTACAGGAGAAGCGACGGGGTTTGGGTTCAATTCGAAGACAACGCAGCTGTTTTAATCACCCCTGAGGGGGAAATGAAGGGAACCGAGATCAGGGGCCCGGTGGCCAAGGAGGCTGCTGAAAGGTGGCCGAGGCTCGCGGGCATCGCCAACATCATAATCTAA
- a CDS encoding 50S ribosomal protein L5, translated as MSLSQGSSALQINPMRQVRLGKVVVNIAVGKSGEALEKAMKVLADLTGCKPCPRKAKKTIKTFGVRKGEPIACISTLRGDKAWAFLKRAFEAVRNRLPISAFDEIGNISFGVKEHIEVPGTKYDPNLGIYGFNVHITLERPGFRVKRRSLKRGKVGKGHVVTREEALSFVKDGFGVEVVEE; from the coding sequence TTGAGCTTGAGTCAAGGCTCATCGGCGCTTCAGATCAACCCGATGAGGCAAGTTAGGTTGGGTAAGGTAGTTGTGAACATCGCTGTGGGGAAGTCTGGTGAAGCGTTGGAGAAGGCGATGAAGGTTCTAGCCGACCTGACTGGATGTAAACCATGCCCCAGGAAGGCGAAGAAGACCATAAAAACATTCGGGGTTAGGAAGGGGGAGCCCATAGCCTGCATCTCCACGCTTAGAGGCGATAAGGCCTGGGCCTTCTTGAAGAGGGCTTTCGAGGCTGTGAGGAACCGTTTGCCCATATCGGCCTTCGATGAGATTGGAAACATCTCGTTCGGCGTTAAAGAGCATATAGAGGTTCCTGGAACAAAGTATGATCCAAACCTTGGGATATACGGTTTTAACGTTCACATAACCTTAGAGAGACCCGGCTTCAGGGTGAAGAGGAGGAGTTTGAAGAGGGGCAAGGTGGGTAAAGGCCATGTGGTCACCAGGGAGGAGGCGTTAAGCTTCGTCAAGGATGGGTTTGGCGTGGAAGTGGTGGAGGAGTAG
- a CDS encoding 30S ribosomal protein S14 → MAKLKPKKERKFGKGSKPCRRCGQRNSVIRKYGLNLCRQCFREVASSLGFKKYM, encoded by the coding sequence TTGGCTAAGTTGAAGCCTAAAAAGGAGAGGAAGTTCGGTAAGGGAAGCAAGCCCTGCCGGAGGTGTGGTCAAAGAAACTCCGTCATAAGGAAGTATGGGTTAAACCTGTGTAGGCAGTGTTTCAGGGAGGTCGCTTCCTCTTTAGGGTTCAAGAAGTATATGTGA
- a CDS encoding 50S ribosomal protein L6, whose product MSALQVVERRVEVPQGVEVKVNGGVVEVKGPLGTLREDLTHVPVDIALDQGGILVRAFWPRKKVAALVGTAASHVRNMIIGVTKGFTYKLKIVYAHFPINVKVDRERRIVLIENFLGERTPRIARIKGDVEVEAKGDEIHVRGLSLRDVSQTAANIEAATKVKKKDHRVFLDGVYVYVKEKAS is encoded by the coding sequence TTGAGCGCATTGCAGGTTGTGGAGAGAAGGGTTGAGGTTCCTCAGGGCGTGGAGGTGAAGGTTAACGGAGGAGTCGTGGAGGTGAAGGGCCCCTTAGGAACCTTAAGGGAGGACTTAACCCACGTGCCCGTGGATATAGCCCTCGACCAGGGGGGGATCCTGGTCCGAGCCTTCTGGCCTAGGAAGAAGGTCGCCGCCCTGGTTGGCACAGCAGCCTCCCATGTTAGAAATATGATCATCGGAGTCACGAAGGGCTTCACCTATAAGCTGAAAATCGTGTACGCTCACTTTCCGATAAACGTGAAGGTTGACAGGGAACGGCGGATCGTGTTGATAGAAAACTTTCTGGGAGAAAGAACCCCTAGGATCGCTAGGATAAAAGGCGACGTGGAGGTTGAGGCTAAGGGCGATGAGATTCATGTAAGGGGCCTCAGCCTGAGAGATGTAAGCCAAACAGCGGCCAACATCGAAGCCGCGACCAAGGTTAAAAAGAAGGATCACAGGGTCTTCCTCGACGGCGTATACGTTTACGTGAAGGAGAAGGCCTCATGA
- a CDS encoding 50S ribosomal protein L32e, with the protein MKEGKKKPRFIRQESWRYIRVKDSWRKPKGKTSRMRRKIKGWPKMVSAGYGNARAKRGLHPSGLREALVHSPHDLYGLDPGREAVRIASTVGEKKRLEIMSKAAELNLKVLNPLRLEEPTAPGGEEAAEEASGEVKSE; encoded by the coding sequence ATGAAGGAAGGAAAGAAGAAGCCAAGGTTCATCCGGCAGGAAAGCTGGAGGTACATTAGGGTAAAAGATTCTTGGAGGAAGCCTAAAGGAAAAACAAGCAGGATGAGGAGGAAAATCAAGGGATGGCCTAAGATGGTCTCCGCAGGCTACGGCAACGCTCGGGCGAAGAGGGGGCTACATCCCTCAGGGTTAAGAGAAGCCCTGGTGCACAGCCCCCATGACCTGTATGGGTTAGACCCAGGCAGGGAGGCTGTTCGAATCGCCTCTACGGTTGGGGAGAAGAAGAGGCTGGAGATCATGAGTAAGGCCGCTGAGTTAAACCTTAAGGTCCTTAACCCCTTAAGGCTTGAGGAGCCTACGGCTCCAGGCGGGGAGGAAGCCGCTGAGGAGGCGTCCGGAGAGGTGAAAAGTGAATGA
- a CDS encoding 50S ribosomal protein L19e: protein MSLRTQKRLAAEILNAGVSRVWIDPEYVDRVESAITREEVSRLIHEGVIKKRPEKGVSKGRRKERPRTPGRRKGSSIDEKRLWIGRVRKQRMRLKELKDGKKISRADYHKLYMMVKGGAFRSVAHLNEYLESHKLIKRR from the coding sequence ATGAGTTTGAGGACGCAGAAGAGGTTGGCGGCTGAGATCTTGAACGCAGGGGTAAGCCGGGTGTGGATCGACCCGGAATACGTGGATAGGGTTGAATCCGCGATCACCCGGGAGGAGGTGAGCAGACTCATCCATGAAGGCGTCATCAAGAAGAGGCCTGAAAAAGGGGTGAGTAAGGGAAGGAGGAAGGAGCGGCCTCGAACCCCTGGAAGAAGGAAGGGCAGCTCCATCGATGAAAAACGCCTATGGATCGGACGGGTGAGGAAGCAGAGAATGAGGCTTAAAGAGCTGAAGGATGGGAAGAAAATTTCGAGGGCCGATTACCATAAACTGTATATGATGGTTAAAGGGGGGGCCTTCAGAAGCGTAGCCCACTTAAACGAATACTTGGAATCCCATAAACTGATTAAAAGGCGTTGA
- a CDS encoding 30S ribosomal protein S5: MGVKSVEAGWTPRTRLGALVQAGEIIDIGEVFAQGLRIKEPEIVDALLPNLRQEVLNIGLVQKQTDAGERSRFKAMVAVGNEEGYVGVGSGKASQVRVAIDKATAQAKLNLIPVRRGCGSWECRCDQPHSLPFKVTGKCGSVKVEIIPGPRGLGLVASEAVKTILTLAGVKDCWTRSFGSTSTVASTSMAAFDALRNTYRILVQEDWAG, encoded by the coding sequence ATGGGCGTTAAATCAGTTGAGGCGGGTTGGACTCCTAGGACAAGGCTGGGAGCCCTCGTTCAAGCGGGGGAAATCATAGACATAGGGGAGGTTTTCGCTCAAGGCCTCAGAATCAAGGAGCCTGAAATCGTCGACGCGTTGCTGCCGAATCTGAGGCAGGAAGTCCTTAACATCGGGTTGGTGCAAAAGCAGACGGACGCCGGTGAAAGGTCTAGGTTTAAAGCCATGGTGGCTGTGGGAAACGAGGAAGGATACGTGGGAGTGGGCTCAGGCAAGGCGTCGCAGGTCAGGGTCGCCATAGATAAGGCGACTGCTCAGGCAAAGTTGAACCTCATCCCGGTTCGAAGGGGATGCGGAAGCTGGGAATGTCGATGCGACCAACCGCATTCACTGCCCTTTAAGGTTACGGGGAAGTGTGGAAGCGTGAAAGTGGAGATCATACCCGGCCCCAGAGGCCTCGGCCTCGTAGCGAGCGAAGCCGTGAAAACCATCCTCACCTTGGCTGGGGTTAAGGACTGCTGGACAAGAAGCTTCGGCTCCACGAGCACGGTGGCCTCAACATCCATGGCGGCCTTCGACGCTTTAAGGAACACGTATAGGATACTGGTACAGGAGGATTGGGCTGGTTAA
- a CDS encoding 50S ribosomal protein L30 has translation MGEVKGLWLAVRLRGTSRIPPGVERTFEVLRLKRRFNAALLKMDESVKGTLRKVKDWVTWGEVNVETLAGLLRERGEVKGGKRLDESFIKTAFNKEGFEDLSHAMLTGEVTLAKLRKNGVDTVFRLHPPRKGFKGSVKRPFNVGGELGYRGEAINDLLKRML, from the coding sequence ATGGGTGAGGTTAAAGGCCTCTGGCTGGCGGTAAGGCTGAGGGGGACGAGTAGAATCCCACCGGGCGTGGAGAGAACCTTCGAGGTCCTCAGGCTTAAAAGAAGGTTCAACGCCGCCCTCCTGAAAATGGATGAAAGCGTTAAGGGAACTTTAAGAAAGGTAAAGGACTGGGTTACATGGGGCGAAGTAAACGTGGAGACGCTGGCGGGCCTCCTGAGGGAAAGGGGGGAGGTGAAGGGTGGGAAGAGGCTTGACGAATCGTTCATCAAAACAGCCTTCAACAAAGAGGGCTTCGAAGACCTCTCCCACGCGATGCTGACAGGCGAGGTTACCCTGGCGAAGCTTAGGAAAAACGGAGTCGACACCGTGTTTAGGCTACACCCCCCGAGGAAGGGTTTTAAGGGAAGCGTGAAACGTCCATTCAACGTAGGCGGGGAGCTGGGATACCGAGGCGAAGCCATCAACGACCTATTGAAGAGAATGCTTTAA
- a CDS encoding uL15 family ribosomal protein codes for MPTRLRKTRRMRGSRTHGWGTSGQHRKSGMRGGHGRAGWCKHKWTYTVKYDLERIGKKGFTSTSSTRKPSTINLTGLEELAERFGVPGEGGKITVDLDKLGFRKLLGEGSVSKPYLVRVLQCSGKAREKIAQAGGEILSKLEAEVKA; via the coding sequence ATGCCCACAAGGTTGAGGAAGACAAGGCGGATGCGGGGATCCAGAACCCATGGATGGGGTACGTCCGGTCAGCATAGGAAGAGCGGCATGAGAGGAGGCCATGGAAGGGCGGGTTGGTGCAAACATAAATGGACATACACCGTCAAGTACGATTTGGAGAGAATAGGTAAGAAAGGATTTACCTCAACGAGCTCCACGCGTAAGCCATCCACCATAAACCTCACCGGGCTGGAGGAGTTGGCGGAGAGGTTCGGCGTTCCAGGTGAAGGTGGAAAAATCACGGTTGACCTGGATAAACTGGGTTTCCGAAAGCTGCTGGGCGAGGGCTCGGTGTCCAAACCATACTTGGTTAGGGTTCTCCAATGCAGCGGGAAAGCTAGGGAAAAGATCGCTCAGGCTGGAGGAGAAATACTGTCAAAGTTAGAGGCGGAGGTTAAAGCCTAG
- the secY gene encoding preprotein translocase subunit SecY, with amino-acid sequence MVRFIELFKPFTKYFFEISPPKKRVNFNEKLMWTALTLVIYFIMCQIPLYGLGKEGATDPFGALRVIFASQRGTLMELGIGPIVTAGLILQILSGSRMIDVDMTNPQDRALFTSASKILAVVMTFFEALAYLVGGVYGKLSVETQFIILIQLLAAGVVIIMLDELLQKGWGFGSGISLFIAAGVTQTIWWDSVAPLGPMGDGRFYGALIAFGQALKGGARLTEALYRSEGLPDMVGFATTILVFLIIIYLNGLRVEIPVSYARYRGFRGKYPIKLLYVSNIPVIFAAALFGNIYFISQILWSKYNQSGANFWLNLLGTFELEGRQYSPKGGIVYYVVSPHGLANVISDPLRALAYTVLLVLACLFFATTWVQVGGMDARSVAKQLVDSGMQIEGFRRSYTPIQQLLSRYIPTVTVLGGIIVGLIAASADFLGAFGSGTGILLTVGILEQYYQILARERLSEMYPAIGALLGK; translated from the coding sequence TTGGTCCGCTTCATAGAGCTTTTCAAACCCTTCACCAAATACTTCTTCGAGATATCGCCGCCTAAGAAAAGGGTTAACTTTAACGAGAAATTGATGTGGACAGCGTTAACGCTAGTCATATACTTCATCATGTGTCAGATTCCGCTATACGGGTTGGGGAAGGAAGGGGCCACCGACCCATTCGGCGCCTTGAGGGTGATCTTCGCCTCCCAGAGGGGAACGTTGATGGAGCTGGGCATCGGCCCCATAGTCACCGCTGGCCTAATCCTGCAAATCCTTTCAGGGTCCAGGATGATCGATGTTGACATGACAAACCCCCAGGACAGGGCCCTCTTCACATCCGCGAGCAAGATCCTAGCGGTGGTGATGACGTTCTTCGAGGCCCTCGCCTACCTAGTGGGCGGAGTATACGGGAAGCTCTCCGTGGAAACTCAATTCATCATATTGATCCAGCTGCTGGCGGCCGGCGTTGTGATCATCATGCTCGACGAGCTGCTGCAGAAGGGCTGGGGCTTCGGCAGCGGGATCAGCCTCTTCATAGCTGCGGGGGTGACTCAAACCATATGGTGGGACAGCGTGGCGCCCCTGGGCCCGATGGGCGACGGGAGGTTTTACGGTGCCCTCATCGCCTTCGGCCAAGCCCTAAAAGGCGGAGCCCGGTTAACCGAAGCCCTGTACAGGAGTGAGGGGCTGCCCGACATGGTGGGGTTCGCGACAACCATACTCGTGTTTCTCATCATCATATATTTAAACGGGTTGAGGGTTGAAATCCCCGTTTCATACGCTCGGTACAGGGGGTTTAGGGGTAAATACCCCATCAAGCTCCTGTACGTTTCGAACATACCCGTGATCTTCGCGGCGGCTCTGTTCGGGAACATATACTTCATATCCCAAATCCTCTGGTCGAAGTACAATCAATCCGGCGCGAACTTCTGGCTTAACCTGCTGGGAACATTCGAGTTGGAGGGCAGACAGTACAGCCCTAAAGGAGGCATAGTATACTACGTGGTTTCACCCCACGGCCTGGCCAACGTCATCTCCGACCCCTTAAGGGCCTTGGCGTACACTGTCCTCCTCGTCTTGGCCTGCCTATTCTTCGCCACAACCTGGGTTCAGGTTGGTGGGATGGACGCTAGATCCGTGGCCAAGCAGCTGGTGGACTCTGGAATGCAAATAGAGGGGTTTAGAAGATCCTACACGCCTATCCAGCAGCTTCTATCCCGGTACATACCCACGGTGACGGTGTTGGGGGGTATCATCGTCGGCCTCATAGCGGCTTCAGCGGACTTCCTAGGCGCGTTCGGATCTGGAACAGGAATCCTCTTAACGGTGGGCATATTGGAGCAGTACTATCAGATCCTAGCCAGGGAGAGGCTGTCTGAAATGTACCCTGCGATAGGCGCTTTGCTGGGCAAGTAG